A window of Polaromonas hydrogenivorans contains these coding sequences:
- a CDS encoding GntR family transcriptional regulator — protein sequence MAEISLSPRALYEEVAELLRQRIFNRELAPGSWIDELKLADEYGISRTPLREALKVLATEGLVTMKVRRGAYVTEVSDSDLADVYHLLALLESDAAEVVAAKATDAQLMELQGLHNELEKAVNNRERFFEVNEAFHMRLLEIASNRWRDQMVADLRKVMKLNRHNSLLKSGRIEESLAEHRAIMAALVARDAANTAQRMREHFKNGLEAAA from the coding sequence ATGGCTGAAATTTCATTGTCTCCCCGTGCGCTTTACGAAGAAGTTGCCGAGCTTTTGCGCCAGCGCATCTTTAACCGCGAACTCGCTCCAGGCAGCTGGATTGACGAACTCAAACTGGCCGATGAATACGGCATCAGTCGCACGCCCCTGCGCGAAGCGCTGAAGGTGCTGGCCACCGAGGGGCTGGTGACCATGAAAGTGCGGCGCGGCGCCTATGTCACCGAGGTGTCGGACAGCGATCTGGCGGATGTTTACCATTTGCTGGCCCTGCTCGAAAGCGATGCCGCCGAAGTGGTTGCAGCCAAAGCCACCGATGCCCAGCTCATGGAACTGCAAGGGCTGCACAACGAACTGGAAAAGGCGGTCAACAACCGGGAACGCTTCTTTGAAGTCAACGAAGCGTTTCACATGCGACTGCTGGAAATCGCCAGCAACCGCTGGCGCGACCAAATGGTGGCCGACCTGCGCAAGGTGATGAAACTCAACCGCCACAACTCGCTACTGAAAAGCGGCCGTATCGAGGAGTCACTGGCCGAGCACCGGGCCATCATGGCCGCATTGGTGGCCCGCGACGCCGCCAACACCGCCCAGCGGATGCGCGAGCATTTCAAGAACGGCCTGGAGGCGGCGGCCTGA
- a CDS encoding SpoVR family protein — translation MSTMLPSEDAGSAVTLQLPENAGQEGRRTALPSPSDWSFELIETYHGEIERMAKRFGLDTYPVQLEVITASQMIDTYASVGMPVNYRHWSFGKQYIASEKSYRRGHMGLAYEVVINSNPCIAYLMEENTLPMQALVMAHACYGHNSFFKGNYLFRMWTDASSIIDYLVYARAYIAECEEHHGLDAVEDLLDSCHALMNYGVDRYQRSQKLSLAEEEARRKERETYLQQQVNDLWRTLPKAAEKQVEKVNSRFPADPQENLLYFIEKNAPLLEPWQREIIRIVRKIAQYFYPQRQTQVMNEGWATFWHYTLLNAMYDEGLVSDGFMIENLRSHTNVIFQPPLAHAGFRGINPYALGFAMFTDIRRICEHPTDEDRHWFPDMAGSDWHQALDHAMRHFRDESFIGQYLSPRLIREFRLFSILDDTSELHLEVSAIHNDSGYRHVREALSRQYDLSFHEPNIQVWNVDARGDRSLTLRHTQHNNRPLNDEVKEVLKHVGRLWGFLVRLESVDRQGKVSKQWEVAPPSHRHVKT, via the coding sequence ATGAGCACGATGCTTCCCTCCGAAGACGCTGGCAGTGCCGTTACCTTGCAGTTGCCAGAGAACGCGGGCCAAGAGGGGCGGCGGACGGCGCTGCCCAGCCCGTCCGATTGGTCGTTTGAGTTGATTGAAACCTATCATGGCGAGATCGAACGCATGGCCAAGCGCTTTGGGCTGGACACCTACCCGGTGCAACTCGAAGTGATCACCGCCAGCCAGATGATTGACACCTATGCCTCTGTCGGCATGCCGGTGAACTACCGGCACTGGTCGTTCGGCAAGCAGTACATCGCCAGCGAAAAGAGCTACCGTCGCGGCCACATGGGGCTGGCTTATGAGGTGGTCATCAATTCCAACCCCTGCATTGCCTACCTGATGGAGGAGAACACCCTGCCGATGCAGGCCCTGGTCATGGCCCATGCCTGCTATGGACACAACTCTTTTTTCAAAGGCAACTACCTGTTTCGGATGTGGACCGATGCGTCTTCAATCATCGACTACCTGGTCTATGCCCGTGCCTATATCGCCGAGTGCGAGGAGCACCATGGGCTGGATGCGGTCGAGGATCTGCTGGACAGCTGCCATGCGCTGATGAACTATGGGGTTGATCGCTACCAGCGGTCACAGAAGCTGTCGCTGGCCGAGGAGGAAGCGCGCCGCAAGGAACGCGAAACCTATTTGCAGCAGCAGGTCAATGACTTGTGGCGCACCCTGCCCAAGGCGGCTGAGAAGCAGGTTGAAAAAGTGAATTCCCGGTTTCCGGCCGACCCCCAGGAAAATCTCCTGTACTTCATCGAAAAAAATGCGCCTTTGCTGGAGCCCTGGCAGCGCGAAATCATACGCATCGTGCGCAAGATAGCCCAGTACTTCTATCCGCAGCGCCAGACCCAGGTCATGAACGAAGGCTGGGCCACCTTCTGGCATTACACCCTGCTCAATGCCATGTACGACGAGGGCCTGGTCAGCGATGGTTTCATGATCGAAAACCTTCGCTCCCATACCAATGTTATTTTCCAGCCACCCTTGGCGCATGCGGGGTTTCGGGGCATCAATCCCTACGCACTCGGTTTTGCAATGTTCACTGATATCCGGCGCATCTGTGAACATCCCACCGACGAAGACCGGCACTGGTTTCCGGACATGGCCGGATCGGACTGGCATCAGGCGCTGGACCATGCCATGCGGCATTTTCGGGACGAAAGCTTTATCGGGCAATACCTGTCGCCACGGCTGATACGCGAGTTTCGCCTGTTTTCCATCCTTGACGATACCAGCGAGCTTCATCTTGAGGTTTCCGCCATCCATAACGACAGCGGCTACAGGCATGTGCGCGAGGCGCTGTCACGCCAGTACGACCTGAGCTTTCACGAGCCCAACATCCAGGTCTGGAATGTTGATGCGCGCGGGGACCGCTCGCTGACCTTGCGCCATACACAGCACAACAATCGGCCACTCAATGATGAGGTCAAGGAAGTCCTCAAGCATGTCGGACGGCTATGGGGCTTTCTGGTCCGGCTTGAAAGCGTTGACCGGCAGGGCAAAGTCAGCAAGCAGTGGGAGGTGGCACCGCCGTCCCATCGACATGTCAAAACCTGA
- the scpA gene encoding methylmalonyl-CoA mutase — MSSTPTPFNAASLEAWAKSAAKSAPNGDLDALNWQTPDGISVKPLYTAEDIKDLPYTNTLPGFEPFIRGPQATMYAVRPWTIRQYAGFSTAEESNAFYRKALAAGGQGVSVAFDLATHRGYDSDHPRVTGDVGKAGVAIDSVEDMKILFDQIPLDKVSVSMTMNGAVLPVLAGYVVAAEEQGVSQDKLSGTIQNDVLKEFMVRNTYIYPPAPSMRIIGDIIEYTAQNMPKFNSISISGYHMQEAGANQALELAFTLADGKEYVKTALGKGLDVDGFAGRLSFFWAIGMNFYLEVAKMRAARLLWCRIMKGFDAKNPKSLMLRTHCQTSGWSLTEQDPYNNVVRTTIEAMAAVFGGTQSLHTNSFDEAIALPTEFSARIARNTQLIIQEETHITSVIDPWAGSYMMEKLTQDMADAAWTIIEEVEAMGGMVKAVDSGWAKLKIEAAAAEKQARIDSGKDVIVGVNKYKLKTEDAIESRDIDNVAVRDGQIERLKAIRAQRDGAAVQAALDALTEAAEGNSGNLLDLCIKAVRLRATVGEVSDALEKVYGRHRADTQKVSGVYAAAYDSAEGWETLKSEINAFAETEGRRPRVMISKLGQDGHDRGAKVVATAFADLGFDVDMGPLFQTPEECARQAIENDVHAVGVSTLAAGHKTLVPAIIAELKKQGADDIIVFVGGVIPRQDYEMLYDAGVKGIYGPGTPIPASAKDVLEQIRAALK; from the coding sequence ATGAGTTCAACGCCCACTCCTTTCAACGCCGCCAGTCTTGAAGCCTGGGCCAAATCGGCCGCCAAATCCGCGCCAAACGGTGACCTGGACGCCCTGAACTGGCAAACGCCTGACGGCATCAGCGTCAAGCCGCTGTACACCGCCGAGGACATCAAGGATCTGCCTTACACCAACACCCTGCCGGGATTCGAGCCCTTCATTCGCGGCCCGCAAGCCACGATGTATGCGGTGCGGCCTTGGACAATCCGCCAGTACGCGGGTTTTTCGACCGCTGAAGAATCGAACGCTTTTTACCGCAAGGCGCTGGCGGCCGGCGGGCAGGGCGTGTCGGTGGCGTTTGACCTGGCCACGCATCGCGGCTACGACAGCGACCATCCGCGCGTGACGGGCGATGTCGGCAAGGCCGGCGTGGCGATTGACAGCGTGGAGGACATGAAAATCCTGTTCGACCAGATTCCGCTCGACAAGGTCAGCGTTTCCATGACCATGAACGGCGCCGTGCTGCCGGTGCTTGCAGGCTATGTGGTGGCGGCGGAAGAGCAGGGCGTGAGCCAGGACAAACTCAGCGGCACCATCCAGAACGATGTACTCAAGGAGTTCATGGTTCGCAACACCTACATCTATCCGCCAGCGCCCAGCATGCGCATCATTGGCGACATCATCGAGTACACGGCGCAGAACATGCCGAAATTCAACTCGATTTCGATCAGCGGCTACCACATGCAGGAAGCCGGCGCCAACCAGGCGCTGGAACTGGCGTTCACCCTTGCCGATGGCAAGGAGTATGTGAAGACCGCCTTGGGCAAGGGCCTGGACGTTGACGGTTTCGCCGGTCGCCTGAGTTTTTTCTGGGCCATCGGCATGAACTTCTACCTGGAAGTCGCCAAGATGCGCGCTGCCCGCCTGCTGTGGTGCCGCATCATGAAGGGCTTCGACGCCAAGAACCCCAAGAGCCTGATGCTGCGCACCCATTGCCAGACCAGCGGCTGGAGCCTGACCGAGCAAGACCCCTACAACAACGTGGTGCGCACCACCATCGAAGCCATGGCGGCGGTGTTTGGCGGCACGCAAAGCCTGCACACCAATTCGTTCGACGAAGCGATTGCCCTGCCCACCGAATTCTCGGCGCGCATTGCCCGCAACACCCAGCTCATCATCCAGGAAGAAACCCACATCACCAGCGTGATCGACCCCTGGGCCGGCAGCTACATGATGGAAAAGCTCACCCAGGACATGGCCGACGCGGCCTGGACCATCATCGAGGAAGTCGAAGCCATGGGCGGCATGGTCAAGGCTGTGGACAGCGGCTGGGCCAAGCTCAAGATCGAAGCGGCGGCGGCTGAAAAGCAGGCCCGCATCGACAGCGGCAAGGACGTGATCGTCGGCGTCAACAAGTACAAGCTCAAAACCGAAGATGCCATCGAATCGCGCGACATCGACAACGTGGCGGTGCGCGATGGCCAGATTGAACGCCTCAAGGCCATCCGGGCGCAGCGCGATGGTGCTGCCGTGCAGGCCGCGCTGGATGCGCTGACTGAAGCGGCGGAAGGCAACAGCGGCAATCTGCTGGACCTGTGCATCAAGGCCGTGCGCCTGCGCGCCACGGTGGGCGAGGTCAGCGACGCGCTCGAAAAAGTGTATGGCCGCCACCGCGCCGACACCCAGAAGGTGAGTGGCGTGTACGCCGCCGCCTATGACTCGGCCGAAGGCTGGGAAACCCTCAAGAGCGAAATCAACGCCTTTGCCGAAACTGAAGGCCGCCGCCCGCGCGTGATGATTTCAAAACTCGGCCAGGACGGCCATGACCGGGGCGCCAAGGTCGTGGCGACTGCATTTGCCGACCTTGGCTTTGACGTGGACATGGGGCCGCTGTTCCAGACGCCCGAAGAATGCGCCCGCCAAGCGATTGAAAACGACGTGCATGCCGTGGGCGTGAGCACGCTGGCCGCCGGTCACAAGACGCTGGTTCCCGCCATCATTGCCGAGTTGAAGAAGCAGGGCGCCGATGACATCATAGTCTTCGTCGGCGGCGTGATTCCCCGGCAGGATTACGAGATGCTCTATGACGCAGGCGTCAAGGGCATCTACGGACCCGGTACGCCGATTCCGGCCAGTGCCAAGGATGTGCTGGAGCAGATCAGGGCTGCCCTGAAGTGA